In a genomic window of Lonchura striata isolate bLonStr1 chromosome 4, bLonStr1.mat, whole genome shotgun sequence:
- the CTSO gene encoding cathepsin O has product MARWALAVLALLPCLLRPAGGRAERAAAALRESAKRIELLNSLAKDNTTAVYGINQFSHLFPEEFKAIYLRSIPHKLPRYIKVPKGKEKPLPKKFDWRDKKVIAEVRNQQTCGGCWAFSVVGGIESAYAIKRNTLEELSVQQVIDCSYNNYGCNGGSTVSALSWLNQTKVKLVRDSEYTFKAQTGLCHYFERSDFGVSITGFAAYDFSGQEEEMMRMLVSWGPLAVTVDAVSWQDYLGGIIQYHCSSGKANHAVLITGFDRTGSIPYWIVQNSWGPTWGIDGYVRVKMGGNVCGIADTVSAVFV; this is encoded by the exons ATGGCACGGTGGGCGCTGGCggtgctggcgctgctgccctgcctgctgcgGCCCGCGGGCGGCCGGGCGgagcgagcggcggcggccctGCGG GAAAGTGCTAAAAGAATTGAATTATTGAATTCATTAGCAAAAGATAATACGACTGCTGTCTATGGAATAAATCAGTTTTCTCACCTGTTTCCTGAAGAGTTCAAAG CTATTTATTTGAGAAGCATACCTCACAAACTTCCCAGATACATAAAAGTGccaaaagggaaggaaaagcctcTGCCAAAGAAGTTTGACTGGAGGGACAAGAAAGTCATTGCAGAAGTGAGAAATCAGCAGACA tgtggaggctgctgggctttCAGCGTTGTAGGTGGCATAGAGTCTGCCTATGCAATTAAAAGAAACACCCTGGAAGAGCTCAGTGTGCAGCAAGTTATTGACTGCTCATACAATAACTACGGCTGCAACGGGGGATCCACTGTTAGTGCTTTGAGCTGGCTGAACCAG ACCAAAGTAAAACTCGTGAGAGATTCAGAATACACTTTCAAAGCTCAGACAGGACTGTGCCATTATTTTGAGCGCTCAGATTTTGGAGTTTCAATAACAGGATTTGCTGCATATGACTTCAG TGGTCAAGAAGAGGAAATGATGAGGATGCTTGTCAGCTGGGGCCCTTTGGCAGTGACAGTCGATGCTGTTAGCTGGCAGGATTATCTTGGTGGAATCATACAGTATCACTGCTCCAGTGGAAAAGCAAATCATGCTGTTCTTATCACTGGTTTTGACAGAACAG GTAGCATTCCTTACTGGATTGTACAGAACTCTTGGGGGCCCACGTGGGGAATAGATGGCTACGTTCGTGTTAAGATGGGTGGCAATGTCTGTG GTATAGCAGATACAGTTTCAGCAGTATTTGTTTGA
- the TDO2 gene encoding tryptophan 2,3-dioxygenase, with the protein MSQCPFAGKNYLFNFNKLSLEDENDDKSQEGINKASKGGLIYGEYLQLNKILNAQELESEKKGKKIHDEHLFIVTHQAYELWFKQILWEMDSVRVIFQNGHVRDERNMLKVITRMNRISLILKLLVEQFSVLETMTALDFFDFRYYLSPASGFQSLQFRLLENKIGVPQSLRVPYNRRHYRDNFKGKDHELLLQSEQEPTLLQLVEAWLERTPGLDSEEFDFWGQFEENVLKGLEEEFALIQAKADSEEKDDLLSEFQKQKDVLLSLFDEKRHEHLLSKGDRRLSYKALKGALMIYFYREEPRFQVPFQLLTSLMDLDVLMTKWRYNHVCLVHRMIGGKAGTGGSSGYHYLRSTVSDRYKVFVDLFNLSTFLVPRHWIPKMNPSIHKFLYTAEYCDSSYFSSDDSD; encoded by the exons atTTAATTTTAACAAGCTATCTTTGGAAGATGAAAATGATGACAAATCTCAAGAAGGAATAAATAAAGCCAGCAAAGGTGGGCTTATCTATGGAGAATACCTACAA CTGAACAAAATACTGAATGCTCAAGAACttgagagtgagaagaaagggaaaaaaatccatgatGAGCATCTTTTCATTGTCACACATCAAG CATATGAACTTTGGTTTAAGCAGATTTTGTGGGAAATGGACTCTGTTCGAGTGATCTTTCAAAATGGTCAT gtAAGAGATGAGAGGAACATGCTGAAGGTTATTACTCGAATGAACAGAATTTCACTGATTCTGAAATTACTGGTGGAACAGTTCTCAGTTTTGGAAACTATGACTGCATTGGACTTCTTTGATTTCAG ATACTACCTAAGCCCAGCCTCAGGTTTTCAGAGCCTGCAGTTTCGCTTGCTAGAGAACAAGATTGGTGTTCCCCAAAGCCTGAGAGTCCCCTATAACAGAAGGCATTACCGTGATAACTTCAAGGGAAAGGATCATGAACTACTGCTTCAATCAGAGCAAGAACCAACACTACTGCAACTTGTGGAG GCATGGCTGGAAAGAACCCCGGGACTTGATTCAGAAGAATTTGATTTCTGGGGACAATTTGAAGAGAATGTTTTAAAAGGCTTAGAAGAGGAATTTGCCTTGATACAG GCCAAAGCAGACTCAGAAGAAAAAGATGACTTATTGTCTGAATTCCAAAAACAAAAAGATGTATTGCTTTCATTATTTGATGAAAAACGTCATGAACATCTGCTCAGTAAAG GAGATAGACGACTGTCCTACAAAGCACTGAAGGGGGCATTGATGATCTACTTCTACAG GGAGGAGCCTCGTTTCCAGGTTCCCTTTCAGCTTCTTACCTCCCTTATGGATCTTGATGTGCTCATGACTAAATGGAGAT ATAACCATGTCTGTTTGGTGCACAGAATGATTGGTGGCAAGGCTGGCACTGGAGGCTCATCAGGCTACCACTACTTGCGCTCAACAGTGAG TGACAGATACAAGGTGTTTGTGGATTTGTTCAATCTTTCAACATTTCTAGTGCCAAGACACTGGATACCAAAAATGAACCCAAGCATTCATAAATTCCTTTACACAGCAGAATACTGTGACAGCTCCTACTTCAGCAGTGACGACTCTGACTAG